TGTTGGAAGTCAAAAAAGAAAAGCACGAAAACAGAGCATCACACGTAATGCAGCAGCTGTGAATGATACAAAACAAGTTGAAATGGAGGAATCTAATAAACGTAAGTAGAGACAAGCAAAGCTATATAATTATTCGTTTTATATGTTAATTTCATTTGTTAGTAATTTATATATCGTGTTGCGAAAACATGTTTATGTTCTCGTCGGGAAAATTATTATTTGCACTCGAATTTTACAATTTGTATATGTTTCTAATTTAAGTATATTAAAAACGTAAATTAATTGTACAAAATATTAATAGCATGGTGTGCGTCGCCGGACTTAGAAGCACTGGCATGTCTTGCAGCAGTTGCCGCCAACAGAATAAAACTTACCAAAAATAATATATAAGAGATATATTTTTCGATATTTAGCAGTCGTTCGCGGTGTAAACTTGACTAAGCAAACCAAAATTTTATTCGCGTTCATTTCCTAATACAATTTCTTATTAGCtgaattattaaaataattgcTTTGATtactgttaaaaaaaaaaaggataataataataacgtttCCAATTGATTAAAACTGTGCTACGTTATTATTGTTAATATTTATGTCGTTAATCGCTGTTAATACGAATATTAATACTGGTATAATTATTTTCTCACTGAACATGTGGAAATGTTATTCTTTTACGTTGCATAAATGTCCCACAAATGTGGTTTAATGGAATATAGTTTTCTTTTTTATATAGTTTGTTAACGAATAATCTTGTTACTATATTATATATTGATGAAGGATTCTAGTTTTCACTTTTGCGTTGCGTGTAATTATTAAAATGTTACGTAAAACATTCTATACTTGTTAATAAATACCTGCAGTGCAGATGATAGTCATTTTATCTAACTTGAAACAAGAATGCCCGCATATTGATGATATTCGTTGGGAAATTTGTGCAACTTCCAACAAAGGATGTATTATAGTCATATAGGACCTGACTAGCTGAATATTCAATGAAGAGTAGGAAAAATGGATGCAATAAGCGAGTATTAGCGAGCGTGTATTATAGAATGATGTTGGAAAAGCAGGGATTTGGTCTTACGAATGAATTTTTCTAATGTAATAAAAGCGTTATAAGGAGTACGATCAAGAAGGAACGGTAACGAAACCGTTAACGTTAACAAGGCCGATAAGCAGGGCATTTTATCATATCTACGTGGTAGTAACGGCGTAATTATTGCAAAGTCACTCGTTACTATATTTTGTTATTATGATCGGCGTACGTtttatctatatttcattatgTTCTGTAAACATTTTATGTACATAGAAATAGGTGCAGTATTATGAAAGATATCCTTCATGATCTGAATATCAAAAAAGGATATAATCAAAATATAcgtgtaaaaaaaaatatatatatatacatacgcaATATACATGTACACACATGGAAGACCATTGTTTATACTGCTATACGTGCGTACATGACCTAAATGATGTCATGTAGACTGAGAATCAGAATGATATATATGTAAATTTTTAACGTTGAAGAAAGTTCTAGCATCAGGAAGCGTATGTATACGTGTATGTATATAATTTGATAAGACTacctacatatatatatatatatttagatatatcatatatatatatacatatgaatgtatatttataatatttatataactATTATTTTAGAATTAAGAGACCATGAAAAAAATGCGATTCTTGTGCTCTGTTTGAGAAAGTAAGGGACTTGTCTGTGATTTTGGCTAAAGgagtttttaatattttatatttttctattgattttctctccttttctttctcacttttttaatttcattaaaCTCTAACTCCAAATACTATTAGTGGAATGATAGGAACAATTAATATTAGTAAATTCCTCTGTAATATGGAAATGAACATACTGATTATATTTCAAATGTGCCTTGAACAGATATGAACATAGAGATTAAACAATGACCAACAATATATTTTCGATTCGTTTCGTAATCTTAAATGTTTTTTGGCTTTTACATTTATACCTTCCACACTCTCTAATTGTGGTTAcggtatataattatatatagagAGGCTTTTGTAGCCAACGTCCGAATATGGAattataaaagaaaataaatcaAGGGAAAGTGTGTTTCGAATTTTACTGCACAAACATCTATGTACCTAGCTTTAAAGTATAATTTACACgaacatatatattatatatatacctacattatatatatatacttgtaACATATTGTATACCGTTTATATGAataataaagatataatattttgatGTAATCTTGAACTTAATTGTGCAgcatatatttttatatctttATCAAATAAAAGAATAAGAAAGTGTGCAATTTCTTACTATCTCAAAAGAAATTGTTAGATTTGTTTAATACACATACATGTTTAAACATTGAAATTTTAACAGTCTACGAATATGTATTTTAAGTATAAAGAGTAATCATGATTCACGTGTGTACTCTACGTATTGAATCATAAATATTTTAGTGATAAAGTATATTTATAATTCTTTCATCACATTCCAAAAATATGTTATAATGTTTgtgttttataaatatttgaaatgtaTATGTAAATATATAAGTTTGAAGAATATGAAAGCTGTAAAGAGGTAGAAAGATTCACTTTTATAATTTCTacctaatttctattgctattggaagtaatcaattttaatttattattaatgaTTCAATGCAACTCGTGTTACCATCTCTTCCAAACATGTTGACACTGGTCGTACATTTCATCCACAATGAAGTACTGAgtaactggtggcgccatcttttTCAGCGGTTCTGAAACTAAATTGCAatcagtttcagcactttctaCAGAGATGGCGTTAATTAATCCTTTAATACCGACGAGGCATAAGACAGGAGATTTTAGAATTCCCGCGTCATTCTGTAATTTGAATTTCCAATTAGTGCATTTTCGCGTCCGCGAAAATGGTTAACGTGATCAGAATGTCATCGAGTAACATTTGAGACACGGCCTTCCTTGAGGCAGgtatttattgcaataaatctctCTTTTTCGAGGCGAAATTCAACTATCGGAAGGAAGGAATATTTCAACTTACATTTCTCCGTATTTCGGTGGAAATTTATATCACAAACTATCAGGAGGCGTTCTCGAAGCAATATTTCCGCACTTTTCTAACAATTTAACAACTTGGACACGTTTTATCtaacttaaaaatagtaaaattGAGGAAGGACGAAAAGAGACGCTATCAGCACGGACGCTTGGACTAGACTAGAAATGCTTTGAAAGCTTGAACGTGATTGGTCGAAAATGTCTGATCCATCATGGCTACCGTAAGGACTATTGCGAtataatgaaataaaattattttccttCTCCAATGAGAAATAATTGATTATTTATAAAAGAAATGCCATGTATGGATCGAGAACAATCTGCGCACACAATAAGgcatattaataattaataattaaacatATTATATATGCGAGATTAGAATTAAGtcaagcataaagtttgatagAAGCGAATACAATTATAACCAACTTATTAAGACAGCAATTTATCAAGAAAGTGGTAAGTATGGGGCGGTGTCTGTGAAAATACTTTGTATTTTTGTTTGTGAAGTATTAATTTATACGTTTTAGTTTGAAATATAGAGGGCAGAAGGAAGTTTGCGGTTTTCATGCATGGTCGGTATTTCAGAACGTGGGACATAAAGTTCTATAagtatatataatgttcatatacCATTTTTGGTGATTATTAATACATAtatctatatacaaaattatgcATGAAGTTATTGAAATCACCATTACATCAAAATTTATTTCAAGGTACATACAATCGTTATATATtcttttaatatataatataccagtTTAAGAAGTATAATTAATCAAAGTGTTGTTTAATTTTAATACATTACGTATGTAGTTGCATTTGAAAAATGTTGGCACGTCACTTGTTCCCAAATAATGTTTAAACTACGATAGAATGGTAAAAGAAACTTtatgcaatatagttttaattgaAAAGGTAATTAGTCACAAGTTTCATGTAATTACGTACTTTATCCAGGTCCCTTCTTTTTAATGTCGCTTGAATCGCAACACGCGCGTTCGAAATTTTCACAGAGGTTGTACGTCTATAAGTTTGAAATCTGTGAATCACGATTAAAACTATACGACAAATTTCAAGTACTGGTATGCCATTGTTGCGTAGTGTATATGCATTGTGCCGTAGTGACAGCTACGTCAAGTTGCATGACTTTCTCGTTTCCAGAGCGAGAACAGGTCGCTTGATTCACGAAAATCGTTCATATACTGTTACACGGATTTGGAAAGCGATTTACGATATTTCAGGATGGGAGTAATCTTTTTGGAACACATCGGAGGTACTCGCTTATTCTCTTGCGCTTCTTGTGACACCAACCTTACAAACAGAGGTCAGCTGATAAGCACGCGTTTCACGGGCGCCACAGGACGTGCTTTTCTCTTTAACAAAGTCGTCAACTTAAATTACAGGTATTCGCGTTTTTCCTTTGTTTTACACTATGTTAATATATTAACCAACGTAATATACGTATActtgtatatatacgtataaatttATGTTTTATGCTATATCTTTATCGTTTTAAATATTCACGCGCTCAACAAACAAAAACGATTGTGTAAGGTGTAATATCATTTTCATGTACCTAAGAAAGTAAAAGAAACATAGTCAAATTAAAGcagagttggaattttttgttataaaaatACGTGTATAAACAATGGGGATGTTAAACGTGTACaattatttaaaagaaattaattagaaaaataCAATATGGCCCAATTTTTACTTTGGTTGCGAACGTGCTTGAAATTCTTATATATTACTTTACGTTAATCATATGTATATTATTACGTGGGTACATAACTTGACGATTATGTGCTTGGGTACATGATTTTTCTGTTTAAAACTATTTAGAACTTTAATGTTATTTAGCACACAGGATACCATTTGTAAATGTACAAAATCTCAGAGAAATTGTACTAATGGAATAATCTTATACAATCTTTGCTCATTCACAATTTAATTTGTCTACAATGATACACAGTGAGGTACAGGATAGAGTGATGTTGACGGGTCGTCACATGGTCCGAGATGTCAGCTGCAAAAACTGTGATGCTAAACTCGGGTGGGTGTATGAATTTGCGACAGACGATAATCAACGATACAAGGAAGGCCGTGTCATCTTGGAACGTGCTTTAGTCACAGAGAGCGACGGAATGGGcgataatatttaatacattACAATAAGCAGCGCTTCATAGGAtaagaatatattttatagtTAATGTAAAAATCAATTGTTTTCTTTCTGTGTTCGTTTATCATTCGGTATGATTTAAAAGAGATTGTTCTAAGTATACGAGAATTTATATTTAGTATTCAATATTTTTGTAAGCATTATCAAACACCTTTATCTTATGGTATTACATATTTCTGTCTGCTACTTTTCTGTTTCCTATTTTAAGTTATTTTTCATTTAAACATGTACATTGTGCTAAGTCTGATTTGAAATAAAGATTTAATCTATATTACTATATTAGTACTTTTTAATATTAGCTAAATTTTATTGTATAGGTAAAACAACCGATATCGAATAATTAGGATAAATTGTAatagatattaattaacttaatGAATCTCTGGAACTGTTGACCTATATTAAATACTAACTTAGATATACTCTATCCCGTTTTGTTAGCAATAACTTTATACGACATATATTTTTTCCATTTTCCAATGATAAACTATTTAGTAATAAATTCATAACTGTATACCGCAATtactcaaaaaatgtaaatatattTCAAACTTAACATTAATTCGTGTTAACTGTACATATATTCTCTCTttctcatcttaattacagaattttagagtgctgctgattaaataaagaaattccatAATTTTGATTGAATAAAAAgggtaagataaattatatctcccccTTAAGAGGTTAGagagagaaatatatatatgaaagctataagaaagagtgagacagatgttactgACCTTACTCTGGAACCCGTGGCgtcatctctgcgaaaagtgctcaaactggtcgcacagcgttatcgacagcgaagtaaactaccgaagcactagcgccatcttGCGGGAAAGCGTTGAAACTAGTCGGTCATTAGTTTCACTAgcttccgcagagatggcgctagtgcttcggtagtttacttcgctgtcgataacgctgtgcgaccagtttgagcacttttcacagagatggcgccacgggttctggaGTAAAGTCGGTATCATctttctcactctttcttatagctttcatatatatctttctctctctatcctctaaagcgggagatataatttatcttacccTTTTTATTCAATCAAAATTatggaatttctttatttaatcagcagtactctaaaattctgtaattaagatgagagagggaagtaatttacaaatttcgcctcctgagataagtttaaacttttattactccccctgttttcgagtttcagggtaaaatggagactattataatagcaaatttattgctcttttcaatattgtttgccattttcttgtaggactcacggtttggaagatacaatcaataatatgagtgaaactgctgtttctctgaagaaaacaaaaatcccaattttctctgGCATTTTTACAAATTGGACCTAGGTGTGtatgaacttttttgttgctttcgAGGTGTAGTATGAGGTGTAGTAGCTGCGTGTACATATCGATTAATAATCTTGTAATTTAACAGTCTAAATTAACTAGATGTGATGCGGTAAAATATGTAATAGAAAAGTAATGTGTAAAGGAGTCAAATTGAATACAATTTCGAATACGTGTACACCGAATAACTACAGATGATCGACATATTTGAAACACAAATGAACCGCGCCCCAAATAGTTAGACGATTGGTTGTTACCATTCTAGTGAGGGCCAATAGTTGAGGCCAAGCTCAGCAAGGAGTCGCGGCGACGACCAGTGTGGTCACGTAAGCCCACCATACCGCATGGTGGATAGATGTTTCCTTTAACTCGACATCGTATAAAATGCTATAATTGTGTATTGTTGTTATTTTGCAAGGGCCGCAACGATCCTCTGGAGCAGTCATCTCCAGCCTTGCACAcggtaattataataatatataaattcGTCGCATAGCAGCAGCGGTTTAACCGATTTGACCGTACAATTTGTTGTTTGCTGTTCGGCTCAATGGCCGTGTGCTGGCCGCACAGTATCAATATATTCGTTACGTTTACAGAATTATATTTCCTTCGGTTATTCATCGATCGTTCGGATATCTGATTTCACGTGGACTTTTCCTGAAAACTGATTAATATATCCGCATATTTAAGTATTTCCCTTATTCCCTTGTTTTTCTTCGTTCGTTCTTCGTCCTTTCCCCTCTACGATGTCCCACGCACACAAAGATACGCGGCGGCACCGACGAAAGCGACTCAAAGCATTCTATGGAAATACGAAGCGAAATTTTTCCGCGGAACATTTTATTATATCGCGCGGGAGCTTTTAACGGTCCGCACAATTTTCGTCCGACCCCCTGTTTTTCCTCCCCGTAAAATGAACCGTATCTTATCAATCGCTGTAAGGGACGTGTAAAAGTCTCGTACACGGTGCCATTGCACCGCCGAATGGATCGTAACAGGAAAGCTATAAATACGCATCGCGGGGTAAACAAACTTGACCTCAGTGGAATTCTTATCGATGTACCTACATGTCGATGCAGTGTACACAGATATTTTGAGGTTATGTCGGGCATCAAGGTTCGTTATACGCGACAAAGACCAGAAAAATTCGGCCATCTAATGTTACGGGaccgatattttttttttttgtataagATCAAAATGTTTGTGATAGTATGTGAGACAAGGCGGTTGCTAAGAtgttattaattataatgtatcattgttattgttttttttttttttttttttgatcaAGCACCGCTTGATTTTCTatttccgtttcttttttttttttaagtacagatatacatatatgtacgtaCATACGTCTAGATAGTATCATAATTTTgcaaaaatgtttaatattgcGTGTTGAGTTTTACATGCGCTATACTTTCACTGCTCTAGAAAGCTGATATGTTAATTTATGTTAGATACTAATTTTATGATATCAAACGTAAATGATAAATAGAAATGTATGATTTGAAATACCTTATAAATGAATAAATAGTTTTGAAATGAAAATAATTCTCCTAATTTTTGCTCACTAAATGTTACAAACATTCATTCGAAAATAACAAGGTACAATTTATAAACAATTTTACATATTTTTA
This sequence is a window from Xylocopa sonorina isolate GNS202 chromosome 6, iyXylSono1_principal, whole genome shotgun sequence. Protein-coding genes within it:
- the Yippee gene encoding yippee zinc finger protein; the encoded protein is MGVIFLEHIGGTRLFSCASCDTNLTNRGQLISTRFTGATGRAFLFNKVVNLNYSEVQDRVMLTGRHMVRDVSCKNCDAKLGWVYEFATDDNQRYKEGRVILERALVTESDGMGDNI